The Leishmania donovani BPK282A1 complete genome, chromosome 23 genome contains a region encoding:
- a CDS encoding RNA-binding protein, putative, whose protein sequence is MSASPVPDTFHNNSTKEFSLSFGSHASGSQSESGISQRLDGTHNFATSSILSFDVLPATGVMADHKSQPPDAVLTAAAAMKATPQAPSKKGGKGAARSASMTDGGSPVIDQAPTPPAEPVKVKNQNVRRNVYISGVPPTYRSEDFRQLCQQFGRVEAAKLCVDNRNAPTKAYGFALYYSEESAASCIRGLNGSFLQGRCVQARLADSHATPQPLGDAGAAINTTLPPPSMQRDRRDNNNRSRRSGGSRRGSQGRRAVNNSSIPGAAVGNSGMPIQMPFNPMGMAGAMPSGGAMPMPMTQYFPFMAPAGGAVTATTALTTSAMDGHMAVNTSPSTTFFTVTPASCSPRTDCGFGAAGTPLPGSLTPGGSAINGAQRGGAPTAMSALSPASMALSPPLDSLHSSDSCSSLGSATAATRGNANGGPGDAVGNNANSQAVVSPFNFPFPNMAPMMPAGSAQMMVATAAVNGANGATSTEWAAPPAATAAFVYYPLPTGGYGAFPTTAATANGVSAYPGSPSPSGPPAATATANPMANGTVPFTYFPMGAVPMNSTATGMPALPPYLPSAPVNASNGGAEGVSGLPPSVVMMDNGMGLQLQMLR, encoded by the coding sequence ATGAGCGCCTCGCCCGTGCCCGACACGTTCCACAACAACTCGACCAAGGAGTTCTCGCTTTCGTTTGGATCTCACGCCAGCGGGTCACAGAGCGAGTCGGGCATCTCGCAGCGGCTGGACGGTACACACAACTTTGCGACGTCGTCGATTCTGTCGTTCGACGTGCTGCCAGCCACCGGCGTGATGGCGGACCACAAGTCTCAGCCTCCAGATGCCGTTctcaccgccgcggccgcgatgaaggcgacgccgcaggCGCCGTCCAAGAAAGGCGGCAAGGGTGCTGCTCGTTCCGCATCGATGACCGATGGTGGTTCTCCTGTTATAGACCAGGccccgacgccgccggcagagCCAGTCAAGGTGAAGAATCAGAACGTCCGCCGCAATGTGTACATCTCTGGTGTGCCGCCGACCTACCGCTCGGAGGATTTCCGGCAGCTGTGCCAGCAGTTTGGACGGGTGGAGGCAGCCAAGCTGTGTGTTGACAATCGCAATGCCCCGACGAAGGCCTACGGATTCGCGCTGTACTACAGCGAAGAGAGTGCGGCGAGCTGCATCCGCGGACTCAATGGCAGCTTTTTGCAGGGCCGCTGTGTTCAGGCCCGCCTCGCTGACTCTCACGCCACCCCACAGCCGCTTGGGGATGCTGGTGCCGCCATAAacacgacgctgccgccgccctcgatGCAGCGCGACCGCCGTGACAATAATAatcgcagccgccgcagtggTGGCTCTCGTCGCGGCTCGCAGGGTCGTCGTGCTGTCAACAACAGCTCCATCCCCGGCGCAGCTGTTGGCAACAGCGGCATGCCGATTCAGATGCCATTCAACCCGATGGGGATGGCTGGCGCTATgccgagcggcggcgcgatgCCCATGCCGATGACGCAGTACTTCCCTTTTATGGCtcctgcaggcggcgctgtgacggccaccaccgcactCACGACCTCTGCTATGGATGGGCACATGGCCGTCAAcacgtcgccgtcgacgacCTTCTTCACGGTGACCccggcgagctgcagccCACGCACGGACTGCGGCTTTGGCGCGGCCGGCACGCCTTTGCCCGGCTCTCTCACCCCTGGCGGTAGCGCCATCAATGGCGCTCAACGCGGAGGCGCGCCCACGGCCATGTCGGCTCTGTCCCCGGCATCCATGGCTCTCAGTCCCCCGCTGGACTCCCTTCACTCATCCGACAGCTGCTCCTCTCTGGggtcggcgacagcggcgacgaggggGAACGCCAACGGCGGCCCCGGCGATGCGGTGGGCAACAACGCTAATTCTCAAGCTGTCGTTTCCCCCTTCAACTTCCCCTTCCCGAACATGGCACCCATGATGCCGGCGGGGTCTGCGCAGATGATGgtcgcgacggcagcagtgaACGGCGCGAACGGCGCGACCTCGACGGAgtgggcggcgccgccggcggcaacAGCCGCCTTCGTGTACTATCCTTTGCCCACTGGCGGGTACGGTGCCTTTCCAACTACCGCCGCGACTGCGAATGGTGTCAGCGCGTACCCTGGatcgccgtcaccgtccggtccgccggcagcgacagccacTGCGAACCCCATGGCTAATGGGACAGTCCCGTTCACATACTTTCCAATGGGTGCGGTGCCCATGAACAGCACTGCGACAGGGATGCCGGCGCTTCCGCCCTACTTGCCGTCAGCCCCCGTCAACGCCAGCAACGGTGGCGCAGAGGGCGTTAGCGGACTGCCGCCGAGCGTCGTCATGATGGACAATGGGATGGGCTTGCAGCTACAGATGCTGCGCTGA